In a genomic window of Gloeocapsopsis dulcis:
- a CDS encoding J domain-containing protein yields the protein MSQQERDRTSIHQNSYYALLGIHPSASPIEIRRAYRELSKRYHPDTTDLPKANATAKFQQINEAYATLSSPERRSQYDLKIGYSRVAVIQVPVDLNRPASTHAWRSRSAYLEPTDRPLSSGEIFALFLLLLTFVCCIVLAITVALTRGDIQSTTSLKPPTVVQQSIKLPNLSI from the coding sequence ATGTCACAACAGGAGCGCGATCGCACATCTATCCATCAAAACAGCTACTATGCGTTGCTGGGAATTCACCCTTCAGCATCCCCGATAGAAATTCGCCGCGCCTATCGGGAACTCAGTAAACGTTACCATCCCGATACCACAGATTTACCAAAAGCAAATGCAACAGCTAAGTTTCAGCAAATTAATGAAGCCTATGCTACGCTCAGTAGTCCAGAGCGGCGATCGCAATACGACTTAAAAATTGGCTACTCACGAGTTGCTGTGATTCAAGTTCCTGTAGATCTTAACCGCCCTGCATCTACTCATGCTTGGCGATCGCGCTCAGCATACCTCGAACCTACAGATCGTCCTTTGTCATCTGGAGAAATTTTCGCTTTATTTCTGTTACTGTTAACTTTTGTCTGCTGTATCGTACTAGCAATTACAGTTGCGCTCACTCGTGGAGACATCCAGTCAACAACTAGCTTAAAACCACCAACTGTAGTGCAACAGAGCATTAAACTTCCCAACCTATCAATCTAA
- a CDS encoding RNA-guided endonuclease InsQ/TnpB family protein: protein MLKVVKIRIYPTQEQEISLGKSFGCARWLWNRFLAQNNEVYKETGKGLSRFDYQKQLPQLKKELEWLSEVYSQCLQVVCLNLSRAFINFFEGRARYPRFKSKHGRQSITYPQNVKVEGNYLKVPKVGNIFGKIHREVVGKLKSVTLSKNPDGKYDASLLLEDGVSAVTRKSDGQAIGLDLGLTDFVVTSDSTKIKQPRWMRKRERNLKRKQQNLARKVKGSKSRDKARRLVAKTHSRIARCREDFLHKLSRKIVNKNQVIVVEDLHVKGMVQNPNLSKAISQVGWGMFCTMLKYKAEAAGKIYLEVSRFFPSSKTCHVCLNVVGSLPLDIRSWTCSSCATSHDRDINAAINIRNEGLRILASGTGATAEGVSVSPKRGRKKSTVEA from the coding sequence ATGCTCAAGGTTGTCAAAATCAGGATATATCCGACACAAGAGCAAGAGATATCTCTTGGCAAGAGCTTTGGTTGCGCTCGTTGGCTATGGAATAGGTTTCTAGCCCAAAACAATGAGGTTTATAAGGAAACAGGTAAGGGTTTATCCAGATTTGATTACCAGAAGCAATTACCACAACTCAAGAAAGAGCTTGAGTGGTTGAGTGAAGTTTATTCACAATGCCTTCAAGTCGTTTGTCTGAATCTCAGCCGCGCTTTTATCAACTTCTTTGAAGGTAGGGCAAGGTATCCAAGATTCAAGTCCAAGCATGGTAGGCAGTCAATCACTTATCCTCAGAACGTCAAAGTTGAAGGAAACTATCTCAAAGTCCCAAAAGTAGGCAATATTTTCGGCAAAATTCATAGAGAGGTTGTAGGCAAACTCAAGAGTGTTACCTTGTCTAAAAATCCGGATGGAAAGTATGACGCTTCTTTGTTGTTAGAAGATGGCGTGAGTGCTGTTACTCGCAAGAGTGATGGTCAAGCAATCGGACTTGACTTAGGTTTGACTGATTTTGTTGTTACTTCGGATAGTACCAAAATCAAACAACCTAGATGGATGAGGAAAAGAGAAAGAAATCTCAAACGCAAGCAACAAAATCTAGCCCGTAAAGTCAAAGGCTCTAAAAGTAGAGACAAAGCTAGGAGATTAGTTGCTAAAACTCATTCGCGCATTGCTCGTTGTCGCGAAGACTTTCTACACAAGCTATCCCGCAAGATAGTAAACAAAAACCAAGTGATTGTTGTAGAAGACTTGCACGTAAAAGGAATGGTACAAAACCCAAACTTATCTAAGGCAATTAGTCAGGTAGGTTGGGGGATGTTTTGTACCATGCTCAAATACAAGGCTGAGGCAGCAGGTAAAATTTATCTAGAAGTAAGTAGATTTTTCCCTTCTAGTAAAACTTGCCATGTCTGTCTAAACGTTGTTGGTAGTTTACCGTTGGATATTCGCTCTTGGACTTGTAGTTCTTGTGCTACAAGTCATGACAGAGATATCAATGCTGCTATCAATATCAGAAACGAAGGCTTGCGGATTTTGGCTTCGGGAACCGGAGCTACAGCGGAGGGAGTCTCTGTAAGTCCTAAACGGGGGCGTAAAAAGTCCACGGTCGAGGCTTGA
- a CDS encoding O-antigen ligase family protein — MGKKRVLLQQHSTARLQTAWSLAQLGLLAFPLVPILGALGIFLALVDTWRHKYRNIVNSPLYWGLAILATWLVLTAIFAYDRVAATLGLFNFLPFFILFAAFSTLIQTPAQLRQLAKILVITSIPAIVLGFGQLLLNWTTPASLSGVLGWTLVAQGNPPGRMASVFMYANILAGYLVITFILALGLWLEGLTAKVKQINNNKLLLMAVVGNFAALILTNSRNAWAIACCAIFAFAVYQGWRWLVMGVSAIIGAIFLAAFAPSPLNNLLRTVVPQFFWVRLTDQLYPNRPIPFLRTTQWQFALSLTQQRPLTGWGLRNFTPLYENHMHVWLGHPHNFFLMFAAETGILGIVFLSLWVGWILFRSIQLLRNWQSINSDEIQIAQDKLIFFSYLVAFFACVVFNTVDVTIFDLRLNTLAWILLAAICGVCKHTHISKPFL, encoded by the coding sequence ATGGGCAAGAAACGAGTATTATTGCAGCAGCACTCTACTGCCCGTCTGCAAACTGCCTGGAGCCTTGCTCAACTGGGGTTACTTGCTTTTCCCTTAGTTCCTATTTTAGGAGCTTTAGGAATATTTTTAGCATTGGTTGATACCTGGCGGCACAAGTATCGCAACATTGTCAACTCGCCGTTGTACTGGGGCTTAGCCATTTTAGCTACTTGGTTAGTTCTCACAGCTATTTTTGCTTATGACCGTGTGGCGGCGACTTTAGGTTTATTCAATTTCTTACCCTTTTTTATCTTATTTGCTGCCTTTAGTACTCTTATTCAAACACCTGCTCAGTTGCGGCAATTAGCTAAAATCCTGGTGATAACATCTATCCCAGCGATCGTGCTTGGCTTTGGGCAATTGTTATTAAATTGGACAACTCCAGCATCGTTGTCAGGTGTTCTTGGTTGGACACTAGTGGCTCAAGGTAATCCCCCTGGGCGCATGGCTTCTGTTTTCATGTACGCCAATATTCTTGCGGGTTATTTAGTCATTACTTTTATTTTGGCACTAGGTTTATGGCTGGAGGGTCTCACAGCAAAAGTAAAACAGATCAATAACAATAAGCTCTTATTGATGGCAGTTGTGGGTAACTTTGCTGCTTTAATCTTGACAAATTCGCGTAATGCTTGGGCGATCGCTTGCTGCGCAATTTTTGCCTTCGCAGTTTACCAAGGCTGGCGGTGGTTAGTGATGGGAGTTAGTGCGATCATTGGTGCTATTTTTTTAGCTGCTTTTGCTCCCTCACCGTTGAATAATTTATTGCGAACAGTTGTGCCTCAGTTCTTCTGGGTAAGATTAACAGACCAACTCTACCCCAATCGACCAATTCCTTTTTTACGCACTACTCAATGGCAGTTTGCTCTGTCTTTAACTCAACAACGTCCTTTAACCGGCTGGGGATTACGTAATTTCACACCCTTATATGAGAATCACATGCATGTTTGGCTAGGACACCCGCATAACTTTTTCCTTATGTTCGCAGCAGAAACAGGAATATTAGGTATTGTGTTCTTAAGTCTCTGGGTTGGTTGGATTTTGTTTCGCAGTATTCAACTATTACGTAATTGGCAATCTATTAATTCAGATGAAATACAAATTGCTCAAGATAAATTAATTTTTTTTAGTTATCTCGTCGCATTTTTTGCTTGTGTAGTATTCAATACTGTAGACGTGACAATTTTTGATTTACGCCTTAATACTTTAGCTTGGATATTGCTCGCTGCAATTTGTGGTGTTTGTAAACATACACATATATCCAAACCATTTCTGTAG
- a CDS encoding YaaW family protein, with translation MDELRAALELATEDELQQLTDILFCRKFNPLDYLHTPEPIEVQSRDRSSWLDAIEQRFRYLAADGVTVLQRRTEQVTYRQTLIRVCRYLKIPYSNNLATTDLEAEVFLNLLGRAWKQLPTQEQQSITLRVQRSLTKLKLTEKVPSIVQQNPVALLVKGGSALAVSSVLKPILLQQIARQFALHFASYQVAKQALVKGGAAAATQFQSHLALQTARQGMATSAARYGAVRGIFAWMGPALWTWFFADLGWRAIATNYDRIIPTIFALAQIRLTRTEYWQLA, from the coding sequence TTGGACGAGCTGAGAGCGGCGCTAGAATTAGCCACTGAAGACGAGTTGCAACAACTCACAGATATTTTATTTTGCCGTAAATTTAATCCGCTTGATTATTTACACACTCCTGAGCCAATAGAAGTGCAAAGCCGCGATCGCTCTTCCTGGCTAGACGCCATTGAGCAGCGATTTCGCTATTTAGCCGCAGATGGCGTGACAGTGTTACAAAGGCGTACAGAACAAGTAACTTATCGACAAACATTAATTCGAGTCTGTCGTTATCTGAAAATTCCGTACTCTAATAATTTAGCTACCACTGACTTAGAGGCAGAAGTATTCTTAAATTTATTGGGACGCGCCTGGAAACAACTCCCCACCCAAGAGCAACAAAGCATAACACTGCGAGTACAGCGATCGCTCACTAAATTAAAATTGACAGAAAAAGTCCCCTCAATAGTTCAGCAAAATCCAGTAGCCTTGCTAGTTAAAGGTGGTAGTGCTTTAGCTGTCAGTTCGGTGTTGAAGCCTATCCTATTACAACAAATTGCCCGACAGTTTGCTCTCCATTTTGCTAGCTACCAAGTTGCCAAACAAGCACTTGTTAAAGGTGGTGCCGCAGCAGCAACTCAATTTCAAAGCCATCTAGCATTGCAAACAGCACGACAAGGTATGGCAACGAGTGCAGCACGTTACGGCGCAGTTCGTGGTATCTTTGCCTGGATGGGACCTGCATTATGGACGTGGTTCTTTGCTGATTTAGGATGGCGGGCGATCGCTACTAACTACGATCGTATTATTCCAACAATCTTTGCCCTGGCGCAAATTCGCTTAACTCGCACCGAGTATTGGCAGCTTGCGTAA